Proteins encoded within one genomic window of Ctenopharyngodon idella isolate HZGC_01 chromosome 6, HZGC01, whole genome shotgun sequence:
- the ten1 gene encoding LOW QUALITY PROTEIN: CST complex subunit TEN1 (The sequence of the model RefSeq protein was modified relative to this genomic sequence to represent the inferred CDS: inserted 1 base in 1 codon): MLPPPAAFQFPWEIXVKDGASVRTCGRLISYVPEESKAVLSGQQSSAQCHVSVQTTLVEPFQPVLGAQYFVLGEIEKTDGLSGVMLRARALTCVDGVDLTLMQQAILEQRCFFKERETKDEYASSLL, translated from the exons ATGCTGCCTCCTCCAGCCGCGTTTCAATTTCCTTGGGAGA TAGTGAAAGATGGTGCATCAGTGCGAACGTGTGGCAG ACTTATAAGTTACGTGCCAGAAGAGTCCAAAGCTGTTCTAAGTGGTCAGCAGTCTTCTGCACAGTGCCACGTGTCTGTACAAACAACACTTGTTGAACCTTTCCAGCCTGTACTTGGAGCTCAGTATTTTGTTCTTGGCGAAATTGAAAAGACTGATG GATTAAGTGGAGTTATGCTGCGTGCCCGTGCTTTGACTTGTGTTGATGGAGTAGACCTTACACTAATGCAACAGGCCATTTTGGAACAGAGATGCTTCTTTAAGGAGAGAGAAACTAAAGATGAATATGCAAGCTCACTGCTGTGA
- the acox1 gene encoding peroxisomal acyl-coenzyme A oxidase 1 isoform X1, whose protein sequence is MNPDISRERENASFNPEILTNILDGGAEKTRRRREIESLVISDPDFQHEDLNFLSRSERYDAAVRKSAQMILKLREYGISDPEEIYSYKSCVHRGRPEPLDLHLGMFLPTLLNQSSPEQLEAFFMPAWNLEIIGTYAQTEMGHGTHIRALETTATYDPSTQEFVLNSPTISSIKWWPGGLGKTSNHAIVLAQLYTQGKCHGLHAFITPIRCMKTHMPLPGVVVGDIGPKFGFDEVDNGYLKLENVRIPRENMLMKYAKVEPDGTYVKPPSDKLTYGTMVFIRSMIVGESARALSKSCTIAIRYSAVRHQSELRPGEPEPQILDYQTQQYKLFPLLATAYAFHFVGQYMSKTYHRISGDINQGDFSELPELHALSAGLKAFTTWAANTGIEVCRMSCGGHGYSRCSSLPDIYVTFTPTCTYEGENTVMMLQTARYLVKSYKQARAGQQLTGIVSYLNEPQNRIQPHSVSSRPTVVSINDLASLVEAYKFRAAKLVEIAAKNLQAELQHSKSNEDAWNNSSIDLVRASDAHCHYVVVKLFAAKLSEIGDTAVHSVLSTLALLYALHGVTQNSGDFLQAGLLSVPQLAQISQRLKGLLSELRPNAVALVDSFDYRDEMLNSVLGRYDGNVYEHMFEWAKRSPLNHTEVHESQHKYLKPLQSKL, encoded by the exons ATGAATCCTGATATTAGCCGTGAACGTGAAAATGCATCTTTTAACCCGGAGATCCTTACGAACATACTGGACGGTGGTGCAGAAAAGACACGCAGGAGGAGAGAAATAG AGTCTCTGGTTATTAGTGATCCAGACTTCCAGCATGAAGACCTGAACTTCCTCTCCCGCAGTGAGCGATACGATGCAGCAGTGCGCAAGAGTGCTCAGATGATTCTGAAACTTAGGGAATATGGTATCTCTGATCCAGAGGAGATTTACTCCTACAAGAG CTGTGTGCACCGAGGGCGTCCAGAGCCCCTTGACCTGCACTTGGGCATGTTCCTGCCGACGCTGTTGAACCAATCCTCACCTGAACAGCTGGAAGCTTTCTTCATGCCAGCATGGAACCTGGAGATTATTGGCACCTACGCACAGACTGAAATGGGGCACG GTACACATATTCGTGCTCTTGAAACCACTGCTACTTACGACCCTTCCACCCAAGAGTTTGTTTTGAACAGTCCAACAATCTCCTCTATTAAATGGTGGCCAGGTGGAT TGGGTAAAACCTCAAATCACGCTATAGTCCTGGCTCAGCTGTACACGCAGGGCAAATGTCATGGCCTACATGCCTTCATCACACCCATTCGCTGTATGAAGACACACATGCCACTGCCAG GTGTAGTGGTTGGTGATATTGGCCCCAAATTTGGTTTTGATGAGGTGGATAATGGCTACTtaaaactggaaaatgtcaGGATTCCACGTGAGAATATGCTGATGAAGTATGCCAAG GTTGAGCCGGACGGTACATATGTGAAGCCTCCTAGTGATAAGCTCACATATGGCACTATGGTGTTTATTCGCTCCATGATAGTGGGGGAGTCAGCACGAGCTCTCTCTAAGTCCTGCACTATTGCCATTCGATACAGTGCAGTCCGACACCAGTCTGAACTACGCCCAGG agaACCAGAGCCACAGATCTTGGACTATCAGACCCAGCAGTATAAACTATTTCCTCTGCTGGCCACTGCCTATGCCTTCCACTTTGTGGGGCAATACATGAGCAAAACATACCATCGCATCTCAGGAGACATTAATCAGGGTGACTTCAGTGAGCTGCCAGAA CTGCATGCTCTATCTGCAGGTCTGAAAGCTTTCACCACCTGGGCGGCGAATACAGGCATTGAGGTTTGTCGCATGTCATGTGGTGGACATGGTTACTCCCGCTGCAGCAGTTTACCTGACATCTATGTCACCTTTACGCCGACCTGCACTTATGAGGGAGAAAATACAGTAATGATGCTGCAGACAGCTAG GTATTTGGTGAAGAGCTACAAACAAGCACGGGCAGGACAGCAGTTGACAGGCATTGTTTCTTACTTGAATGAACCTCAGAACAGAATACAGCCCCATTCTGTGTCCTCCCGGCCCACTGTTGTCAGTATTAATGACCTGGCCAGCCTCGTGGAGGCATACAAATTCAGAGCTGCAAA GTTAGTTGAAATTGCAGCTAAGAACCTCCAGGCAGAGCTACAGCACAGCAAAAGCAATGAGGACGCCTGGAACAACAGTTCCATTGACCTAGTCCGAGCATCTGAT GCTCATTGTCATTATGTGGTAGTGAAGCTGTTTGCTGCTAAACTGAGTGAGATTGGGGATACGGCTGTCCACTCTGTGCTCAGCACTTTGGCTCTGCTTTATGCCCTTCATGGAGTCACACAGAACTCTGGAGACTTTTTACAG GCTGGTCTGCTAAGTGTTCCTCAGCTGGCTCAGATCTCACAGAGGCTGAAGGGTCTCCTCTCAGAGCTAAGGCCAAATGCAGTGGCTCTGGTTGATTCCTTTGACTACCGCGATGAGATGCTTAATTCTGTTCTGGGGCGATACGATGGCAACGTCTATGAGCACATGTTTGAATGGGCTAAGAGATCGCCTTTGAACCATACTGAG gTGCACGAGTCTCAGCACAAGTACTTGAAGCCCCTACAGTCCAAATTGTAA
- the acox1 gene encoding peroxisomal acyl-coenzyme A oxidase 1 isoform X2, whose product MNPDISRERENASFNPEILTNILDGGAEKTRRRREIESLVISDPDFQHEDLNFLSRSERYDAAVRKSAQMILKLREYGISDPEEIYSYKSVVKGVYQEPFGVHYVMFMPTLNSQCTAEQRKKWIPLAESFHMLGTYAQTELGHGTHIRALETTATYDPSTQEFVLNSPTISSIKWWPGGLGKTSNHAIVLAQLYTQGKCHGLHAFITPIRCMKTHMPLPGVVVGDIGPKFGFDEVDNGYLKLENVRIPRENMLMKYAKVEPDGTYVKPPSDKLTYGTMVFIRSMIVGESARALSKSCTIAIRYSAVRHQSELRPGEPEPQILDYQTQQYKLFPLLATAYAFHFVGQYMSKTYHRISGDINQGDFSELPELHALSAGLKAFTTWAANTGIEVCRMSCGGHGYSRCSSLPDIYVTFTPTCTYEGENTVMMLQTARYLVKSYKQARAGQQLTGIVSYLNEPQNRIQPHSVSSRPTVVSINDLASLVEAYKFRAAKLVEIAAKNLQAELQHSKSNEDAWNNSSIDLVRASDAHCHYVVVKLFAAKLSEIGDTAVHSVLSTLALLYALHGVTQNSGDFLQAGLLSVPQLAQISQRLKGLLSELRPNAVALVDSFDYRDEMLNSVLGRYDGNVYEHMFEWAKRSPLNHTEVHESQHKYLKPLQSKL is encoded by the exons ATGAATCCTGATATTAGCCGTGAACGTGAAAATGCATCTTTTAACCCGGAGATCCTTACGAACATACTGGACGGTGGTGCAGAAAAGACACGCAGGAGGAGAGAAATAG AGTCTCTGGTTATTAGTGATCCAGACTTCCAGCATGAAGACCTGAACTTCCTCTCCCGCAGTGAGCGATACGATGCAGCAGTGCGCAAGAGTGCTCAGATGATTCTGAAACTTAGGGAATATGGTATCTCTGATCCAGAGGAGATTTACTCCTACAAGAG TGTTGTGAAGGGTGTGTATCAAGAGCCCTTTGGTGTCCATTATGTCATGTTCATGCCCACCCTAAACAGCCAATGCACTGCTGAACAGCGCAAAAAATGGATCCCGTTAGCTGAGTCATTCCATATGTTAGGCACCTATGCTCAGACAGAGCTGGGGCACG GTACACATATTCGTGCTCTTGAAACCACTGCTACTTACGACCCTTCCACCCAAGAGTTTGTTTTGAACAGTCCAACAATCTCCTCTATTAAATGGTGGCCAGGTGGAT TGGGTAAAACCTCAAATCACGCTATAGTCCTGGCTCAGCTGTACACGCAGGGCAAATGTCATGGCCTACATGCCTTCATCACACCCATTCGCTGTATGAAGACACACATGCCACTGCCAG GTGTAGTGGTTGGTGATATTGGCCCCAAATTTGGTTTTGATGAGGTGGATAATGGCTACTtaaaactggaaaatgtcaGGATTCCACGTGAGAATATGCTGATGAAGTATGCCAAG GTTGAGCCGGACGGTACATATGTGAAGCCTCCTAGTGATAAGCTCACATATGGCACTATGGTGTTTATTCGCTCCATGATAGTGGGGGAGTCAGCACGAGCTCTCTCTAAGTCCTGCACTATTGCCATTCGATACAGTGCAGTCCGACACCAGTCTGAACTACGCCCAGG agaACCAGAGCCACAGATCTTGGACTATCAGACCCAGCAGTATAAACTATTTCCTCTGCTGGCCACTGCCTATGCCTTCCACTTTGTGGGGCAATACATGAGCAAAACATACCATCGCATCTCAGGAGACATTAATCAGGGTGACTTCAGTGAGCTGCCAGAA CTGCATGCTCTATCTGCAGGTCTGAAAGCTTTCACCACCTGGGCGGCGAATACAGGCATTGAGGTTTGTCGCATGTCATGTGGTGGACATGGTTACTCCCGCTGCAGCAGTTTACCTGACATCTATGTCACCTTTACGCCGACCTGCACTTATGAGGGAGAAAATACAGTAATGATGCTGCAGACAGCTAG GTATTTGGTGAAGAGCTACAAACAAGCACGGGCAGGACAGCAGTTGACAGGCATTGTTTCTTACTTGAATGAACCTCAGAACAGAATACAGCCCCATTCTGTGTCCTCCCGGCCCACTGTTGTCAGTATTAATGACCTGGCCAGCCTCGTGGAGGCATACAAATTCAGAGCTGCAAA GTTAGTTGAAATTGCAGCTAAGAACCTCCAGGCAGAGCTACAGCACAGCAAAAGCAATGAGGACGCCTGGAACAACAGTTCCATTGACCTAGTCCGAGCATCTGAT GCTCATTGTCATTATGTGGTAGTGAAGCTGTTTGCTGCTAAACTGAGTGAGATTGGGGATACGGCTGTCCACTCTGTGCTCAGCACTTTGGCTCTGCTTTATGCCCTTCATGGAGTCACACAGAACTCTGGAGACTTTTTACAG GCTGGTCTGCTAAGTGTTCCTCAGCTGGCTCAGATCTCACAGAGGCTGAAGGGTCTCCTCTCAGAGCTAAGGCCAAATGCAGTGGCTCTGGTTGATTCCTTTGACTACCGCGATGAGATGCTTAATTCTGTTCTGGGGCGATACGATGGCAACGTCTATGAGCACATGTTTGAATGGGCTAAGAGATCGCCTTTGAACCATACTGAG gTGCACGAGTCTCAGCACAAGTACTTGAAGCCCCTACAGTCCAAATTGTAA
- the acox1 gene encoding peroxisomal acyl-coenzyme A oxidase 1 isoform X3, which translates to MVSLIQRRFTPTRGTHIRALETTATYDPSTQEFVLNSPTISSIKWWPGGLGKTSNHAIVLAQLYTQGKCHGLHAFITPIRCMKTHMPLPGVVVGDIGPKFGFDEVDNGYLKLENVRIPRENMLMKYAKVEPDGTYVKPPSDKLTYGTMVFIRSMIVGESARALSKSCTIAIRYSAVRHQSELRPGEPEPQILDYQTQQYKLFPLLATAYAFHFVGQYMSKTYHRISGDINQGDFSELPELHALSAGLKAFTTWAANTGIEVCRMSCGGHGYSRCSSLPDIYVTFTPTCTYEGENTVMMLQTARYLVKSYKQARAGQQLTGIVSYLNEPQNRIQPHSVSSRPTVVSINDLASLVEAYKFRAAKLVEIAAKNLQAELQHSKSNEDAWNNSSIDLVRASDAHCHYVVVKLFAAKLSEIGDTAVHSVLSTLALLYALHGVTQNSGDFLQAGLLSVPQLAQISQRLKGLLSELRPNAVALVDSFDYRDEMLNSVLGRYDGNVYEHMFEWAKRSPLNHTEVHESQHKYLKPLQSKL; encoded by the exons ATGGTATCTCTGATCCAGAGGAGATTTACTCCTACAAGAG GTACACATATTCGTGCTCTTGAAACCACTGCTACTTACGACCCTTCCACCCAAGAGTTTGTTTTGAACAGTCCAACAATCTCCTCTATTAAATGGTGGCCAGGTGGAT TGGGTAAAACCTCAAATCACGCTATAGTCCTGGCTCAGCTGTACACGCAGGGCAAATGTCATGGCCTACATGCCTTCATCACACCCATTCGCTGTATGAAGACACACATGCCACTGCCAG GTGTAGTGGTTGGTGATATTGGCCCCAAATTTGGTTTTGATGAGGTGGATAATGGCTACTtaaaactggaaaatgtcaGGATTCCACGTGAGAATATGCTGATGAAGTATGCCAAG GTTGAGCCGGACGGTACATATGTGAAGCCTCCTAGTGATAAGCTCACATATGGCACTATGGTGTTTATTCGCTCCATGATAGTGGGGGAGTCAGCACGAGCTCTCTCTAAGTCCTGCACTATTGCCATTCGATACAGTGCAGTCCGACACCAGTCTGAACTACGCCCAGG agaACCAGAGCCACAGATCTTGGACTATCAGACCCAGCAGTATAAACTATTTCCTCTGCTGGCCACTGCCTATGCCTTCCACTTTGTGGGGCAATACATGAGCAAAACATACCATCGCATCTCAGGAGACATTAATCAGGGTGACTTCAGTGAGCTGCCAGAA CTGCATGCTCTATCTGCAGGTCTGAAAGCTTTCACCACCTGGGCGGCGAATACAGGCATTGAGGTTTGTCGCATGTCATGTGGTGGACATGGTTACTCCCGCTGCAGCAGTTTACCTGACATCTATGTCACCTTTACGCCGACCTGCACTTATGAGGGAGAAAATACAGTAATGATGCTGCAGACAGCTAG GTATTTGGTGAAGAGCTACAAACAAGCACGGGCAGGACAGCAGTTGACAGGCATTGTTTCTTACTTGAATGAACCTCAGAACAGAATACAGCCCCATTCTGTGTCCTCCCGGCCCACTGTTGTCAGTATTAATGACCTGGCCAGCCTCGTGGAGGCATACAAATTCAGAGCTGCAAA GTTAGTTGAAATTGCAGCTAAGAACCTCCAGGCAGAGCTACAGCACAGCAAAAGCAATGAGGACGCCTGGAACAACAGTTCCATTGACCTAGTCCGAGCATCTGAT GCTCATTGTCATTATGTGGTAGTGAAGCTGTTTGCTGCTAAACTGAGTGAGATTGGGGATACGGCTGTCCACTCTGTGCTCAGCACTTTGGCTCTGCTTTATGCCCTTCATGGAGTCACACAGAACTCTGGAGACTTTTTACAG GCTGGTCTGCTAAGTGTTCCTCAGCTGGCTCAGATCTCACAGAGGCTGAAGGGTCTCCTCTCAGAGCTAAGGCCAAATGCAGTGGCTCTGGTTGATTCCTTTGACTACCGCGATGAGATGCTTAATTCTGTTCTGGGGCGATACGATGGCAACGTCTATGAGCACATGTTTGAATGGGCTAAGAGATCGCCTTTGAACCATACTGAG gTGCACGAGTCTCAGCACAAGTACTTGAAGCCCCTACAGTCCAAATTGTAA